Proteins encoded together in one Pseudomonas sp. ADAK13 window:
- the rbbA gene encoding ribosome-associated ATPase/putative transporter RbbA encodes MNGLALHATGINHRYGKQQALIDIAFSLPAGTRCGLIGPDGAGKSSLLGLIAGVKKLQQGELEVLGGSIEDRRHRNSLYPRIAFMPQGLGGNLYPELSISENIRFFATLFGLSKADCDQRMHNLLLATDLARFADRPAGKLSGGMKQKLGLCCALIHDPDLLILDEPTTGVDPLSRRRFWELVETVRSERPQLTLLVATAYMEEAEQFEHCLMLDRGKLIAEGLSSELAAATPSGKLDEAFTHFQGDSAHNNQPLVIPPRQGDNTDIAIEAHDLTLRFGDFTAVNKVSFAIGRGEIFGFLGSNGCGKTTTMKVLTGLMPATEGTATLLGNPVNAKDLATRKRVGFMSQSFSLYGELSVRQNLVLHAQLFDLPKAESGQRIDELIERFDLGDVAEQPSGELPLGLRQRLSLAVAVLHRPEVLILDEPTSGVDPAARDDFWRLLIELSREQGVTIFLSTHFMNEAQRCDRISLMHAGKVLACDTPDALQQQFHGETLEAAFVTCLEQAQGAPEAAAAPTETVSEPMAPPVSKRGFSVARLLAVASREGKELLRDKVRMAFALLGAIFMMVIFGYGISLDVEKLAFAVYDQDQTPQSRAYLEAFRSSRYFAEQPPITDASELHKRLQRSEIKLALEIPPGFGRDLYAGRQPAVAAWLDGGMPFRAETSRNYVEAVHQANLQQLAELNSTPLNPQAAAKLETRFRYNQDVVSVNAIGPGVMALILAFIPAMLTALGIVREKELGSITNFYATPLTRLEFLLGKQAPYLAVSLINLGLLVAMNRWLFGVPFKGSGVTLAFGGLLYVLATTSMGLLISAFTRTQIAAILGTMIITSLPTIQFSGLIVPRSSLEGAAALMGMLFPAGYFLDIAVGTFTKALDLRQLWPQCLALFGFFLGFTGLSLIMLKKQEA; translated from the coding sequence ATGAACGGCCTGGCGCTGCACGCCACGGGCATCAACCATCGCTACGGCAAGCAACAGGCGCTGATCGACATCGCCTTCAGCCTGCCCGCCGGCACCCGCTGCGGGCTGATCGGCCCGGACGGCGCCGGCAAGTCGAGCCTGCTGGGTTTGATCGCCGGGGTTAAAAAGCTTCAACAAGGCGAGCTGGAAGTGCTCGGTGGCTCCATCGAAGACCGCCGTCACCGCAACAGCCTGTACCCGCGAATCGCCTTCATGCCTCAGGGCCTGGGCGGCAACCTGTACCCCGAACTGTCCATCAGCGAAAACATCCGGTTCTTCGCCACGCTGTTCGGGCTGTCGAAAGCCGACTGCGACCAGCGCATGCACAACCTGCTGCTGGCCACCGACCTCGCGCGCTTCGCAGACCGCCCTGCCGGCAAACTCTCCGGCGGCATGAAACAGAAACTCGGCCTGTGCTGCGCGCTGATCCACGACCCGGACCTGTTGATCCTCGACGAGCCCACCACCGGCGTCGATCCGCTGTCCCGTCGACGCTTCTGGGAACTGGTAGAAACCGTACGCAGCGAACGCCCACAACTGACGCTGCTGGTGGCCACGGCCTACATGGAAGAAGCCGAGCAGTTCGAACACTGCCTGATGCTCGACCGCGGCAAACTGATCGCCGAAGGCCTGAGCAGCGAACTGGCCGCCGCGACGCCCAGCGGCAAACTGGATGAAGCTTTCACCCATTTCCAGGGCGACAGCGCCCACAACAACCAGCCACTGGTGATCCCGCCACGCCAGGGCGACAACACTGACATTGCCATTGAAGCCCACGACCTGACCCTGCGCTTCGGCGACTTCACGGCAGTCAACAAGGTCAGCTTCGCCATTGGCCGGGGCGAGATCTTTGGTTTCCTCGGCTCCAACGGCTGCGGCAAGACCACCACCATGAAAGTCCTCACCGGGCTGATGCCGGCCACCGAGGGCACGGCCACGCTACTGGGCAACCCGGTAAACGCCAAGGACCTGGCCACCCGCAAGCGCGTGGGCTTCATGTCGCAAAGCTTCTCGCTGTATGGCGAACTCAGCGTGCGCCAGAACCTGGTACTGCACGCACAGTTGTTCGACCTGCCCAAAGCCGAGAGCGGCCAGCGCATCGACGAGTTGATCGAGCGTTTTGACCTGGGCGACGTCGCCGAGCAGCCTTCCGGCGAGTTGCCCCTGGGCCTGCGCCAGCGCTTGTCCCTGGCGGTGGCGGTGCTGCACCGCCCGGAAGTGCTGATCCTTGATGAACCGACCTCGGGCGTCGACCCGGCCGCCCGGGATGACTTCTGGCGGTTGCTGATCGAGCTGTCCCGGGAACAGGGCGTGACCATCTTCCTGTCCACCCACTTCATGAACGAGGCCCAGCGCTGCGACCGCATCTCACTGATGCACGCGGGCAAGGTGCTGGCCTGCGACACGCCGGATGCGCTGCAACAGCAGTTCCACGGCGAGACCCTGGAGGCGGCGTTTGTCACCTGCCTGGAGCAAGCCCAGGGCGCACCTGAAGCCGCAGCCGCACCCACCGAAACCGTCAGCGAACCCATGGCTCCGCCCGTCAGCAAGCGCGGATTCAGCGTCGCCCGCCTGTTGGCCGTCGCCAGCCGCGAAGGCAAGGAACTGCTGCGGGACAAGGTGCGCATGGCCTTCGCCCTGCTGGGTGCGATTTTCATGATGGTGATCTTCGGCTACGGCATTTCCCTGGACGTGGAAAAGCTCGCTTTCGCCGTCTACGACCAGGACCAGACGCCGCAAAGCCGCGCCTACCTGGAGGCCTTCCGCAGCTCGCGCTACTTCGCCGAACAGCCGCCGATCACCGACGCCAGCGAACTGCACAAACGCCTGCAACGCTCGGAAATCAAACTGGCGCTGGAGATTCCGCCGGGGTTCGGCCGTGACCTCTACGCTGGCCGCCAACCCGCCGTGGCCGCCTGGCTCGACGGTGGCATGCCGTTCCGTGCGGAAACCAGCCGCAATTATGTCGAGGCCGTGCATCAGGCCAATCTCCAGCAACTGGCCGAACTGAACAGCACACCGCTGAACCCGCAAGCCGCCGCCAAACTGGAAACCCGCTTTCGCTACAACCAGGACGTGGTCAGCGTGAACGCCATCGGCCCCGGCGTGATGGCCCTGATCCTCGCGTTTATCCCGGCGATGCTCACGGCCCTGGGAATCGTGCGGGAGAAGGAGCTGGGCTCGATCACCAACTTCTACGCCACACCGCTCACCCGCCTGGAATTCCTGCTGGGCAAGCAGGCGCCGTACCTGGCCGTAAGCCTGATCAACCTGGGGCTGCTGGTGGCGATGAACCGCTGGCTATTCGGCGTGCCGTTCAAGGGCAGCGGCGTGACCCTGGCCTTTGGCGGCCTGCTGTACGTGTTGGCCACCACCAGCATGGGCCTGCTGATTTCCGCATTCACCCGCACACAGATCGCGGCGATCCTCGGCACCATGATCATCACCAGCCTGCCGACCATCCAATTCTCCGGGCTGATTGTGCCGCGCTCGTCCCTGGAAGGTGCCGCCGCGTTGATGGGCATGCTGTTCCCGGCGGGTTACTTCCTCGACATTGCGGTGGGGACCTTTACCAAGGCCCTGGACCTGCGCCAGTTATGGCCACAGTGCCTGGCGCTGTTCGGGTTTTTCCTGGGGTTCACCGGGCTTAGCCTGATCATGCTCAAGAAGCAGGAGGCCTGA
- a CDS encoding 5-formyltetrahydrofolate cyclo-ligase — translation MTEPAPLSRPQLRRMLRKARRALTPSEQRQAALGLYRQLAQHPLFRRAKHISLYLPTDGEIDPRLLLRAAQRRGKATYLPVLSAWPRTKMVFQRVRPGEKLSPNRFRILEPQVNVSRQRKVWALDLVLLPLVGFDDVGGRLGMGGGFYDRSLAYMARRKSWRKPTLLGLAHECQKVERLAQASWDVPLEGTVTDKDWYRAETLLESAAP, via the coding sequence ATGACCGAACCTGCGCCGCTTTCCCGCCCGCAACTTCGACGCATGCTGCGCAAAGCCCGCCGCGCCCTGACGCCCAGCGAGCAACGCCAGGCCGCCCTTGGCCTGTATCGGCAACTGGCACAGCACCCGCTGTTTCGCCGGGCCAAACACATATCCTTATACCTGCCGACGGACGGCGAAATCGATCCGCGCCTGCTGCTGCGCGCTGCACAGCGCCGGGGCAAGGCGACGTATCTGCCGGTGCTCAGCGCGTGGCCGCGAACCAAGATGGTGTTCCAGCGGGTGCGCCCTGGCGAGAAGCTGAGCCCCAACCGTTTTCGCATCCTTGAGCCACAGGTGAATGTCAGCCGCCAACGCAAGGTCTGGGCGCTGGACCTGGTGCTGCTGCCTTTGGTGGGCTTCGATGATGTGGGTGGGCGACTGGGCATGGGCGGCGGCTTTTATGACCGCAGCCTGGCCTACATGGCCCGCCGCAAATCCTGGCGCAAGCCGACGCTGTTGGGCCTGGCTCATGAATGCCAGAAGGTCGAACGATTGGCGCAGGCAAGCTGGGATGTACCGCTTGAGGGCACAGTCACCGATAAGGATTGGTATAGGGCAGAGACGCTACTGGAATCAGCAGCGCCTTAA
- a CDS encoding HlyD family secretion protein, protein MSTNHRTSHLFAIPLIVLLLAAGGFGYWQSTQDRLPEGLSMGNGRLESTEVQIATKIPGRLAEVRVDEGDKVLKGQLLARMDTRTLEAQRAQAEAEVLRARENFAAAEANVQLRQSEQLLASQELKRTQELYKRGFASGQLIDQQQARQNTGNAAVVAAQAQVNSVKAAIGTAQAQVAQLTSEIEDSSLRAPIDGIIQLRLAEPGEVLGAGGRVLLLIDPNDQYMNLYLPASVTGRLTVGSDARILLDALPKQPLPAKISFVAAKSQFTPKEVETRDERQKLVFRVKLRLTQPSAVPQAKPGMPGAGYVRTADLDWPANLQ, encoded by the coding sequence ATGTCGACGAACCACCGCACCTCCCATCTTTTCGCCATTCCATTGATTGTCTTGCTGCTGGCTGCCGGCGGCTTCGGCTATTGGCAATCCACCCAGGACCGCCTGCCCGAAGGCTTGAGCATGGGCAATGGCCGGCTGGAATCGACTGAAGTGCAGATCGCCACCAAGATCCCCGGGCGCCTGGCTGAAGTGCGGGTGGATGAAGGCGACAAGGTGCTCAAGGGCCAGTTGCTGGCGCGCATGGACACCCGCACCCTGGAAGCCCAGCGCGCCCAGGCTGAAGCCGAAGTGCTGCGGGCCAGGGAGAATTTCGCGGCCGCCGAAGCCAATGTGCAACTGCGCCAGAGCGAGCAACTGCTGGCCAGCCAGGAACTCAAGCGCACCCAGGAACTGTACAAACGCGGTTTCGCCAGCGGCCAACTGATCGACCAGCAGCAGGCGCGGCAAAACACCGGCAACGCCGCCGTGGTCGCTGCGCAAGCGCAGGTCAATTCGGTAAAAGCCGCCATCGGCACCGCCCAGGCCCAGGTCGCGCAACTCACCAGCGAAATCGAAGACAGCAGCCTGCGGGCGCCCATCGACGGCATCATCCAGCTGCGCCTGGCCGAACCCGGCGAAGTGCTCGGCGCCGGTGGCCGCGTGCTGCTGCTGATCGACCCCAACGACCAATACATGAACCTCTACCTGCCCGCCTCGGTGACCGGTCGCCTGACCGTCGGCAGTGACGCGCGCATCCTCCTCGACGCCCTGCCGAAGCAGCCGCTGCCGGCGAAAATCAGCTTTGTCGCGGCCAAATCGCAGTTCACCCCCAAGGAAGTGGAAACCCGTGACGAGCGCCAGAAGCTGGTGTTCCGGGTCAAACTGCGCCTGACCCAACCGAGCGCCGTGCCACAAGCCAAACCGGGCATGCCCGGCGCCGGCTATGTGCGCACCGCTGACCTGGACTGGCCGGCCAACCTGCAATGA
- a CDS encoding flagellar basal body-associated protein FliL, whose protein sequence is MKAWILLMLALTLPTAALAEEAKEGDAPKVSYISLSPPFVGNYGLDGTAKLRVFKADIALRVTGPEAAAAVKANDALIRNQLVALFTQQTNDTMSSVDGKEKLRQEALKQTQQVMNDETGKPQVEDLLFNNLIIQ, encoded by the coding sequence GTGAAAGCGTGGATCCTGTTGATGCTGGCCCTGACACTGCCGACGGCAGCCCTGGCCGAAGAAGCCAAAGAAGGCGACGCGCCGAAGGTCAGCTATATCAGCCTGAGCCCGCCGTTCGTCGGCAATTACGGCCTGGATGGCACCGCGAAGCTGCGGGTATTCAAGGCGGATATCGCCCTGCGCGTGACCGGCCCCGAGGCGGCTGCTGCCGTCAAAGCCAACGATGCGTTGATTCGCAACCAACTGGTGGCGCTGTTTACCCAGCAAACCAACGACACCATGAGCAGCGTCGACGGCAAGGAAAAACTGCGCCAGGAAGCCCTGAAGCAAACCCAGCAAGTGATGAACGACGAGACCGGCAAACCGCAGGTTGAGGATTTGTTGTTCAACAACCTGATCATCCAGTAA
- a CDS encoding YecA/YgfB family protein: MPIQNSPYDAFSKLLSSSGHPCSPAELHGVLLGRSCTGVGFDADNWLADVAELLETEPTENVRNALIGLQEMVKGELTGDDVTVVLLLPTDDAPLTERAAALGQWCQGFLHGFGVNAGGLDLSTDAQEVLQDLAAISQVQDALEESEDGESDYMEVMEYLRVAPLLLFTETRKSAEPAAPKPSLH; the protein is encoded by the coding sequence ATGCCCATTCAGAACTCCCCGTACGATGCTTTTTCCAAACTGCTGAGCTCCAGCGGTCATCCTTGCTCGCCTGCCGAGCTGCACGGCGTGCTGCTGGGCCGCAGTTGCACCGGTGTCGGCTTTGATGCCGACAACTGGCTGGCCGACGTCGCCGAGCTGCTGGAAACCGAGCCCACCGAAAACGTGCGCAACGCCCTTATCGGCCTTCAAGAGATGGTCAAAGGCGAGCTGACCGGTGATGACGTCACCGTTGTGTTGCTGCTGCCTACCGATGACGCACCGCTCACCGAGCGCGCTGCGGCACTGGGCCAATGGTGCCAAGGCTTCCTCCACGGCTTTGGCGTGAACGCCGGCGGCCTCGACCTGAGCACCGATGCCCAGGAAGTGCTGCAAGACCTGGCCGCCATCTCCCAGGTGCAAGACGCCCTGGAAGAGTCCGAAGACGGCGAAAGCGACTACATGGAAGTCATGGAATACCTGCGCGTTGCGCCGCTGCTGCTGTTCACCGAGACCCGTAAATCGGCTGAGCCCGCTGCACCCAAGCCGTCGCTGCACTAA
- the pepP gene encoding Xaa-Pro aminopeptidase, translating to MIHIPKAEYTRRRKALMAQMEPNSIAILPAAAVAIRNRDVEHVYRQDSDFQYLSGFPEPEAVIVLMPGRQHGEYVLFCRERNAERELWDGLRAGTEGAIREFGADDAFPITDIDDILPGLIEGRDRVYSAMGSNAEFDRHLMEWINVIRSKAHLGAQPPNEFVALDHLLHDMRLYKSAAEVKVMREAARISCAAHVRAMQASRAGLYEFSLEAELDYEFRKGGAKMPAYGSIVASGRNSCILHYQQNDAALKDGDLVLIDAGCEIDCYASDITRTWPVSGKFSAEQKAIYEIVLASQEAAFAEIAPNKHWNQAHEATVQVITAGLVQLGLLQGDVDELIASEAYKTFYMHRAGHWLGMDVHDVGEYKVGGEWRVLEVGMALTVEPGIYISPDNQNVAKKWRGIGVRIEDDVVVTKQGCEILTGGVPKSVAEIEALMASAR from the coding sequence ATGATCCATATCCCCAAAGCGGAATACACCCGGCGCCGCAAGGCGCTCATGGCGCAGATGGAACCCAACAGCATCGCCATCCTGCCGGCAGCCGCGGTTGCTATCCGCAACCGTGACGTCGAGCACGTCTACCGTCAGGACAGCGACTTTCAGTACCTGAGCGGCTTCCCGGAACCGGAAGCGGTGATCGTGCTGATGCCCGGCCGCCAGCACGGCGAGTACGTGCTGTTTTGTCGCGAACGCAATGCCGAGCGCGAACTGTGGGACGGCCTGCGGGCCGGCACCGAAGGCGCGATCCGCGAGTTTGGCGCCGACGACGCGTTTCCGATCACCGATATCGACGACATCCTGCCCGGCCTGATCGAAGGTCGCGACCGGGTGTACTCGGCCATGGGCAGCAACGCCGAGTTCGACCGGCACCTGATGGAGTGGATCAACGTGATCCGCTCTAAAGCGCACCTCGGCGCCCAGCCACCGAACGAATTTGTTGCCCTGGATCATCTGCTTCACGACATGCGCCTGTATAAATCGGCGGCAGAAGTGAAGGTGATGCGCGAGGCGGCACGGATTTCCTGCGCGGCCCATGTGCGGGCGATGCAGGCCAGTCGCGCGGGTTTGTATGAGTTCAGCCTGGAAGCGGAGCTGGACTACGAGTTTCGCAAGGGCGGGGCGAAGATGCCGGCCTATGGCTCCATCGTCGCCTCGGGGCGCAACAGTTGCATCCTGCATTACCAGCAGAATGACGCGGCGCTCAAGGACGGCGACCTGGTGTTGATCGATGCCGGTTGTGAGATCGACTGCTATGCCAGCGACATCACCCGCACCTGGCCGGTGAGCGGCAAGTTCTCCGCCGAGCAAAAGGCGATTTACGAAATCGTGCTGGCTTCCCAGGAAGCCGCCTTTGCCGAAATCGCCCCGAACAAGCATTGGAACCAGGCCCACGAGGCGACGGTGCAAGTGATCACCGCCGGGCTGGTCCAGCTGGGATTGTTGCAGGGTGACGTCGACGAGTTGATCGCCAGCGAAGCCTATAAAACCTTCTACATGCACCGCGCCGGCCACTGGCTGGGCATGGATGTGCACGATGTGGGCGAATACAAGGTGGGCGGCGAGTGGCGGGTGCTGGAAGTCGGCATGGCGCTGACCGTTGAGCCGGGGATTTACATCTCGCCCGACAACCAGAACGTGGCGAAGAAATGGCGTGGCATTGGCGTACGCATCGAGGACGACGTGGTGGTGACCAAGCAAGGCTGTGAAATTCTGACCGGTGGCGTGCCCAAGTCCGTTGCCGAGATCGAAGCACTGATGGCGAGCGCGCGATGA
- a CDS encoding TIGR02449 family protein, producing the protein MEDTDLQALMARLELLINRVEQLKSQNGLLLAQEKTWREERAHLIEKNEIARRKVESMISRLKALEQDS; encoded by the coding sequence ATGGAAGACACCGACCTGCAAGCGCTGATGGCCAGACTCGAGCTGCTAATTAACCGGGTCGAGCAACTTAAGAGCCAAAACGGACTCCTATTAGCTCAGGAAAAGACCTGGCGCGAGGAACGCGCTCACCTCATTGAAAAAAACGAAATCGCCCGGCGTAAGGTCGAATCGATGATTTCGCGCCTGAAGGCCCTGGAGCAAGACTCATGA
- a CDS encoding cell division protein ZapA — MSSSNSVTVQILDKEYSIICPQEERSNLVSAARYLDGKMREIRSSGKVIGADRIAVMAALNITHDLLHKQERPDVQASGSTREQVRDLLERVDLVLSTDPEPPKG; from the coding sequence ATGAGTTCAAGCAATAGCGTCACCGTGCAGATTCTCGACAAAGAATATTCGATCATCTGCCCACAGGAAGAACGCAGCAATCTGGTGAGCGCTGCCCGCTACCTGGACGGCAAGATGCGTGAAATCCGCAGCAGCGGCAAAGTCATCGGCGCCGATCGCATCGCCGTGATGGCCGCGCTGAACATTACCCACGATTTACTGCATAAGCAGGAACGGCCTGACGTGCAGGCCAGCGGCTCGACGCGTGAGCAGGTACGCGACCTGCTGGAGCGGGTCGATCTGGTACTTTCTACCGATCCAGAGCCACCCAAGGGCTGA
- a CDS encoding EVE domain-containing protein produces MAYWLMKSEPDELSITGLEKLGEARWDGVRNYQARNFLRAMAVGDHFFFYHSSCPEPGIAGIGKIVEAAYPDPTALEADSHYFDARATPEKNPWSAINVAHVETLPKVLGLGYLKQQTALAELPLVQKGSRLSVMPVTAEQWAAVLGLR; encoded by the coding sequence ATGGCCTATTGGCTGATGAAATCCGAGCCCGATGAACTGTCGATCACCGGCCTGGAAAAGCTCGGAGAAGCCCGGTGGGATGGGGTTCGCAACTATCAGGCACGCAACTTCCTGAGGGCGATGGCGGTGGGTGACCACTTCTTTTTCTACCATTCCAGTTGCCCGGAACCGGGGATTGCCGGCATCGGCAAAATCGTCGAGGCGGCCTACCCGGACCCCACCGCACTGGAGGCTGACAGCCATTATTTCGACGCCAGGGCGACACCCGAAAAGAACCCGTGGAGCGCAATCAATGTCGCCCACGTCGAGACGCTCCCGAAGGTCCTGGGGCTGGGTTATCTGAAACAGCAAACCGCCCTCGCCGAGTTGCCCCTGGTACAAAAAGGCAGCCGCCTTTCGGTGATGCCCGTCACCGCCGAGCAGTGGGCCGCGGTGCTCGGCCTGCGCTAA
- a CDS encoding flagellar basal body-associated protein FliL yields the protein MVTRLRALFLGVLMVVSAQALAHKEDKDVRGLNNVTVLIVRHAEKPDEGPLLSPKGEQRAAAYASYFDPLLLSGISVVPQRLIATSDSKESSRPRLTLTPLAQRLQLPLETPYSDDQVGKLVKSLRKSNQAQTVLIAWHHGHIDKLIEAFGGDGPALTGMKKWPENVYDWLIVLRFDDQGQLVESRSQKVQEHLLPGDIAANG from the coding sequence ATGGTCACACGGTTGCGCGCGCTGTTCCTGGGGGTGTTGATGGTGGTGTCGGCCCAAGCCCTTGCCCATAAAGAGGACAAGGATGTACGTGGGCTGAACAACGTGACGGTGCTGATCGTGCGCCATGCGGAAAAACCCGATGAGGGCCCGCTGCTGAGCCCCAAGGGCGAACAACGGGCGGCGGCCTATGCCAGCTATTTCGACCCTCTGCTGTTGAGCGGCATCTCCGTGGTGCCCCAGCGGCTGATCGCCACCAGCGACAGCAAGGAAAGCTCCCGTCCTCGCCTGACCCTGACACCCCTGGCCCAGCGCCTGCAGCTCCCACTTGAAACCCCCTACTCAGACGATCAAGTCGGCAAGCTGGTGAAGTCCCTGCGCAAGTCCAACCAGGCGCAAACCGTGCTGATCGCCTGGCATCACGGGCATATCGACAAGCTGATCGAAGCTTTCGGCGGCGACGGCCCGGCGCTGACCGGCATGAAGAAATGGCCGGAAAATGTGTATGACTGGCTGATCGTGTTGCGCTTCGACGATCAGGGCCAACTGGTGGAATCCCGCAGCCAGAAGGTCCAGGAGCACCTGCTTCCAGGGGATATTGCAGCGAATGGATAG
- a CDS encoding NADPH:quinone oxidoreductase family protein, with product MKAVLCKAFGPAENLVLEDVESPAIKKNEILLDVHAAGVNFPDTLIIEGKYQFKPPFPFSPGGEAAGVVSEIGEKVSHLKVGDRVMALTGWGSFAEQVAVPGYNVLPIPPSMDFNTAAAFSMTYGTSMHALKQRANLQPGETLLVLGASGGVGLAAVEIGKAMGARVIAAASSADKLAVAKAAGADELINYSEASLKDEIKRLTGGNGVDVIYDPVGGDLFDQAIRGIAWNGRLLVVGFASGRIPELPVNLALLKGAAVVGVFWGSFAQRQPQDNAANFQQLFGWFAEGKLKPLVSQVYPLEQAAQAINDLGQRKAVGKVVVQLR from the coding sequence ATGAAAGCTGTGCTGTGCAAAGCCTTCGGCCCCGCCGAAAACCTGGTGCTGGAAGACGTCGAAAGCCCGGCGATCAAGAAGAACGAAATCCTGTTGGACGTGCATGCCGCCGGGGTCAATTTCCCGGACACCCTGATCATCGAGGGCAAGTACCAGTTCAAGCCGCCGTTCCCGTTTTCACCGGGCGGTGAGGCGGCGGGCGTAGTCAGCGAGATCGGCGAAAAGGTCAGCCACCTGAAAGTCGGCGACCGGGTGATGGCGCTGACCGGCTGGGGCAGCTTCGCCGAGCAGGTCGCCGTGCCGGGCTACAACGTGCTGCCGATCCCGCCGAGCATGGACTTCAACACCGCCGCCGCCTTCAGCATGACCTACGGCACCTCGATGCACGCCCTCAAGCAGCGCGCCAACCTGCAACCCGGGGAAACCCTGCTGGTGCTCGGTGCTTCCGGCGGCGTCGGCCTGGCCGCGGTGGAAATCGGCAAGGCCATGGGCGCCCGGGTGATCGCCGCTGCCAGCAGCGCCGACAAGCTGGCGGTGGCCAAGGCCGCCGGTGCCGATGAGTTGATCAACTACAGCGAAGCCAGCCTCAAGGACGAGATCAAACGCCTCACCGGCGGCAACGGTGTGGATGTGATCTACGACCCGGTAGGCGGCGACCTGTTTGACCAGGCCATCCGCGGCATCGCCTGGAATGGCCGGCTGCTGGTGGTGGGTTTTGCCAGCGGGCGCATTCCCGAGCTGCCGGTCAACCTGGCGCTGCTCAAAGGCGCCGCGGTGGTCGGGGTGTTCTGGGGCTCGTTCGCCCAGCGCCAGCCCCAGGACAACGCGGCCAATTTCCAGCAACTGTTCGGTTGGTTTGCCGAGGGCAAGCTCAAGCCGCTGGTATCTCAGGTGTACCCGCTGGAGCAGGCCGCGCAGGCGATCAATGACCTGGGCCAGCGCAAGGCTGTCGGCAAGGTCGTGGTGCAGCTACGCTGA
- a CDS encoding ABC transporter permease: MHTFAHILRLGIKELTSLRHDSVLLLFLFYAFTVAIYMPAAGSVIGVHNASVAFVDEDHSALSRQLAEALQPPEFQPAVPLPYDQLDNVMDSGQYTFVINVPANFQADLLAGRQPGVQVNVDATAMSQAFMGAGYIGRIFQRELLTYGNQADAAQKAPALLTTRALFNTNLEGGWFLAVIQIVNNITILAIVLTGTALLREREHGTLDHLLVLPLTALEIMLAKIWSNMLVVVLCTWLSLEVVVKGLLGVPLAGSLTLFLLVTALYLFASTALGIFLATLARSTPQFGLLAIPVIIPMLLLSGGSTPLDSMPQWLQWVMQGSPSTHFVSLSAAILFRDAGVSVVWPDLLALAAIGLLFFAVALMRFRKSLAS; the protein is encoded by the coding sequence ATGCATACGTTCGCCCATATCCTGCGCCTTGGCATCAAGGAACTGACCAGCCTGCGCCATGACAGCGTGTTGCTGCTGTTCCTGTTCTACGCGTTTACCGTCGCCATCTATATGCCCGCGGCCGGCTCGGTGATCGGCGTGCACAACGCCAGCGTGGCCTTTGTGGATGAAGACCACAGCGCGCTGTCCCGCCAACTGGCCGAAGCGCTGCAACCGCCGGAGTTCCAGCCAGCGGTACCGCTGCCCTATGACCAACTGGACAACGTGATGGACAGCGGCCAGTACACCTTTGTAATCAACGTGCCGGCGAATTTCCAGGCCGACCTGTTGGCCGGGCGCCAGCCGGGGGTGCAGGTCAACGTCGATGCCACGGCCATGAGCCAGGCGTTCATGGGCGCCGGGTACATCGGGCGGATTTTCCAGCGTGAGTTGCTGACCTATGGCAACCAGGCTGATGCCGCCCAAAAGGCCCCGGCGCTGCTGACCACCCGGGCACTGTTCAATACCAACCTGGAAGGCGGCTGGTTTTTGGCGGTGATTCAGATCGTCAACAACATCACCATCCTCGCCATCGTGCTGACCGGTACCGCACTGCTGCGTGAACGCGAGCACGGCACCCTCGACCATTTGCTGGTGCTGCCACTGACGGCGCTGGAAATCATGTTGGCGAAAATCTGGAGCAACATGCTGGTGGTGGTGCTGTGCACCTGGCTGTCGCTGGAAGTGGTGGTGAAAGGTTTGCTCGGCGTGCCGCTGGCCGGGTCGCTGACCTTGTTTTTGCTGGTGACCGCGCTGTACCTGTTTGCCAGTACCGCCTTGGGTATCTTCCTCGCTACCCTCGCCCGCTCGACACCGCAGTTCGGCCTGCTGGCGATCCCGGTGATTATCCCGATGCTGTTGTTGTCTGGCGGCAGCACACCGCTGGACAGCATGCCGCAGTGGTTGCAATGGGTGATGCAGGGCTCGCCGTCGACGCACTTTGTGAGCCTGAGCGCGGCGATTCTGTTCAGGGATGCGGGGGTGAGCGTGGTGTGGCCGGACTTGCTGGCGCTGGCGGCGATTGGGTTGCTGTTTTTTGCGGTGGCGTTGATGCGGTTCAGGAAGAGCCTTGCCTCCTGA